A portion of the Candidatus Poribacteria bacterium genome contains these proteins:
- a CDS encoding PmoA family protein, with translation MFTHSQTEHSLSVAWNDQQVLGYHFPEDGNRPFCHPLNLPGAPPLTMNEPGDHVHHQGLWVAWKKVNEVNFWEQPGPGSDPTGFGKIVHQQIVSQNADADSARLTTENAWIDWEGTTHLTEQREITVHSPTADAMQISVSLTLQPNEREVVLDLRRGEPGADGRFYSGMAIRFDNIITPGNLLDADGRTEPMDIFGQQSRWCSFTTQHPTDNETYGVAIVDHPDNPRYPTTWWVRNRENYCLIHPSLVYYEPLHLAADETLNLQYRVVLYRGQPDAALFA, from the coding sequence ATGTTTACACACTCACAAACAGAACACAGTTTAAGCGTCGCTTGGAACGATCAGCAGGTCTTGGGCTACCATTTTCCCGAAGATGGTAACCGTCCTTTTTGTCATCCGTTGAACCTGCCCGGTGCGCCGCCGCTGACGATGAATGAACCCGGTGACCATGTGCATCATCAAGGGTTATGGGTCGCGTGGAAAAAGGTCAACGAAGTCAATTTTTGGGAACAACCGGGACCTGGTAGCGATCCGACAGGCTTCGGTAAGATCGTCCATCAGCAGATTGTTTCGCAAAATGCGGATGCTGACAGCGCACGCCTAACAACTGAGAACGCGTGGATCGATTGGGAAGGTACAACGCATCTCACCGAGCAGCGAGAGATAACCGTCCATTCACCGACAGCCGATGCGATGCAGATTTCTGTTTCGTTGACGCTTCAGCCGAATGAACGTGAGGTCGTTTTGGATTTACGGCGCGGTGAACCCGGTGCAGACGGCAGATTCTACAGCGGTATGGCGATCCGATTCGACAATATCATCACACCGGGAAATTTGTTGGATGCCGATGGTCGTACCGAACCGATGGACATCTTTGGTCAACAGAGCCGTTGGTGCAGTTTCACTACGCAACATCCGACTGACAACGAAACCTACGGTGTCGCTATTGTTGATCACCCCGATAACCCGCGTTATCCGACAACGTGGTGGGTGCGCAACCGCGAGAACTATTGCTTAATCCATCCCTCACTTGTTTATTACGAACCGCTCCATCTCGCAGCCGATGAAACTTTGAACTTGCAGTATCGTGTTGTTCTCTACCGTGGTCAGCCCGACGCAGCATTATTTGCGTAA
- a CDS encoding HEPN domain-containing protein has protein sequence MNNEFISIMTERIVREFDPLQIILFGSQARGDADQDSDIDLLVIFAELTDKRKAAINIERALSDVPVAKDIIVSTPEELERGRTRIGSVLRYAQQEGKTLWKNLNAAAYSGSAQHTALSNIEVTDAMQTADRLADTARWLRHAEEDLTTAETFLGHPQIPPRQVCWHAQQAAEKALKAALIFLQIDFRRTHNLNVLRDLLPESWQLKTAHPDLSDLTRWALETRYPEDRQGVTKAEATEAVEQARSVWTSVSTELAQHGYHTGQNL, from the coding sequence ATGAATAACGAATTCATCTCAATCATGACAGAGCGCATTGTGCGTGAGTTTGACCCGCTACAGATTATCCTCTTCGGTTCACAGGCACGAGGGGACGCAGATCAAGATAGCGATATAGATCTGCTCGTGATCTTCGCAGAACTCACAGATAAACGGAAAGCTGCCATTAACATTGAGCGCGCACTATCTGATGTACCCGTGGCAAAGGACATCATCGTATCAACACCGGAAGAGTTGGAACGCGGTCGCACGCGGATCGGGTCAGTGCTGCGGTATGCCCAACAAGAGGGTAAAACCCTTTGGAAGAACTTGAACGCAGCCGCGTACAGCGGATCCGCCCAGCACACTGCGCTGTCCAACATAGAGGTAACGGACGCTATGCAAACAGCTGATAGACTCGCAGACACCGCCCGCTGGCTCCGCCATGCAGAGGAAGACTTAACAACAGCTGAAACATTTTTAGGGCATCCACAAATTCCGCCTCGCCAAGTCTGTTGGCACGCGCAACAAGCTGCTGAAAAGGCGTTAAAAGCAGCCTTAATTTTCTTACAGATCGATTTTCGGAGAACGCATAATTTGAATGTTCTACGGGATTTGTTGCCTGAGAGTTGGCAACTCAAAACCGCGCATCCAGACCTGTCGGATTTAACTCGATGGGCACTTGAAACTCGCTATCCAGAGGACAGGCAAGGAGTCACCAAAGCAGAGGCTACCGAGGCGGTTGAACAAGCACGATCCGTCTGGACATCCGTATCTACTGAGCTCGCACAACACGGTTATCATACAGGGCAAAACTTATAA